GCTTGGGGATTTCGCCCAGCTTAGGGGCATCAGCAGGTTCGAAATCTCCCTCCTTGGCGCGGAACTTGAATAGGAGCCAGCCCATCCAGCCATACACTACGAGGGTGACGATACCACCAATCAGGGTATAGATGCTGAACAGCCTGTCATACTTCTCGGCATGAACACCGGTTGTACCGGTGCTAACACAGGATGCGCAGGCAGTAACCTCGCCTGCAAGCAGGATTATGACACCGAGTGCGCTGGCAATGGCGAGTGTAATTCTCCTCATTAGAGTACCTCCAGGTAGACGAAAAGAAGAATGAACACCCAGACTGCATCAACGAAGTGCCAGTAGAGCACGATGCTCTCCGGCAGTTGCGTTTCCTTGTGGAGCGAATCCGTCCTTGCCAGCCAGTGCAGGATGCTGAGGACCACGATACCCACCAGCACGTGTAGGCCATGCAGGCCGGTAAGCGCGAAGAAGGCGGTCCCGAAACTGGATTCCTGCGTCAGTCCAGCCTCATAGAGTGTGAAGTATTCGTAGCCCTGCCCGATTAGGAAAAGTGCGCCCAGTAGGATTGTGACTGGCAACCACATTGAATCAGAGGACTCGCTAAGTGACCGGTGAGCCGTGTAGGCACTTAGGAACAGGAAGAGGGAAGTTAATCCAACAAAAGGCATATCGAATTCGACTGTTTCAGGAGGCCAAGAATCAGCCGAATAATGGCGGGCCCAGAACCAGAATGTGAAGAAGACTAGGAACACCAGAGCCTCCGTGATAACGATGATTATCGTAGCGTAGTAACCATCTCTCCATCCACCCGTTTTACTCCAGGACCATAGTTCTACTTCTTCGCCAATCCAGTGCCAGAGCCCATATACTATTATGACCAAACCTAGTGGTAGCAAGGGCCATGCTAGGAGTCCGGCTAGTAGCAGCGCGATAGCTAACGCAACTAGGATTGGTTGGAAGCTGTCATGCTCGTTTTCTGGGTCGAGATTCGAACTCATGGTTGAGCATTACCTCTTAAACAACGTAACTATACGTTCTTACCAATACATACCTATTTATAGGTTTGGTTTTATGTTCACTTATCTAGAAAATGAATGGAGACGACTTCGACCTCTACAACACGCCTCGGGGGCTGAAGCCCATCACCAGTCCCATCAAGCGGGGAATCCTGAACTTGCTCAAGGACAGCCCGCGGACCCAGCGGGAAGTCATGGCCTCGATTGGGCGAGCGCAGTCTACGACTGCGCGTCACCTGCTTGAACTGGAAGCGGCGAGTCTGGTTAGGTCATCGGTAGACCCCGCGGACTCCCGGCGCAAGGTCTATCACCTCACAGGGCGGCTCGCTGCCACGGGTGGAGGACCCACTAATGCCTTCTCCAGCTATTTTACCCAGACCGTCCGCAATGGACTGGCCAATGATGCACCACTGATGGAGCGCATCAACCACGGCCTGCGCTACGTTACCCAATCATGGGGACTCTCGCTCGACTCGATGCTGCGCGAAGTGGGGCACGATATCGGAATCCAGATGGCGGAAAGCCTTGACAGCAGTGCGGAACTGGATGCCGTGATTGAGAGTCTTGCAACGCTCTGGGAGGATAACAAGATGGGGCTCATCGAGAAACATCAGGATAATCCACTGGTCCTGCGCATAGACGGAAACTACGACTGCACCGGCGTCCCCGATGTGGGCAAGCCGCTCTGCGCTCTCGACGAAGGCATCATGGAGGGTGTCCTCTCGAACTCCATCGGTGGTGACTGGAAAGTCCGTGAATTCGCCTGCCACGGCACCGGGCACGACCACTGCCTGTTCAAGGTCGAGCCCCCCTGGTGAGACCTAGTTCGCCGACCTTCCGGAAACCGTTCCATGAACCCGCTGCTAGAAATCCTGCTGGTTTCAATGCGAGATGCGTTCCGGCAGGTTGCAGTTTTCGTAGCGGTAATGGTGCTGCTCTTCTCCTGAATCCAGTACCGCACGGCAGGTGGACTAGTTGAATTACTGCAACGAAAAAGGCGCTGGCAGCCACTGACTGGTGCACTGATGGGGCTGACTCCCGGCACTGGCGGCACACGCTATCTCACAGGATGGCGATGCGCTCTTTCCGCTGCTGGCGCGCAATCGCATGGCGTCGCTCTGGGCGACTATCCATACCACTGTCCCGGCACTGCTGGTCGGCACTATCCTCTACCTGCTCGACTTCAGCGCCTGATGGCCCTTACGCCATATTTATTGCATAAATAATACAATCAGATTACAATCATAATCTTTTTATAATACATTGTATCGGCCATTCCATGAGCGAATGGAATTACACCAGTTGCTCGAAGCCCTTCGATTCAGTCGAGGAGGCGCTCGAGTTCATGCAGGCGCGAAAATTCTCCGGGCAGGTGCTGAAGCGGACCGAAGAGTACACCGCAGTCTGCCCGACCTATCCCGAAGGCTACTACCCCGACGCGGTTTCCGTCGCGTCCTACGCGCCGGAGAGCGGGGTGACGCTCGCGGCCGACGAAGGCGAGGCTACAGCCGACTGCTGTGGGAGCTGCTGCTAGCATGGGCCGCCGCTCGCACTACGCGATTACCAAGGTCTCGGCCGACCTGCCGGCGGCGCTGGTACAGCAGCTGGACGGCTGGAAGGGAGAAATCCAGGGCATCAACCGCTCGCGGTTGATTTCGGACCTGCTGCGCTGGGCGCTCGACCGCGGGGCGGTTGACGAGCTCTACCCGGAGTGCGAGTTCGACCACAAGCACGCTGACGCCGAGGCGGATTGCGGCTGCCACTGCGTGACCTGTTGACGATGGACGACCAGACCTTTCTCTTTCTGCTGGCGGCCATCATGTTCGCCGGCGCGCTGGCGTTCGGCTACATCCCGCTCGGCTTCCGCTTTTCCCACGCGCGGCTGGAGCAGTTCATGGCGCTCGGTGCCGGGGTGCTGGTCGGCTCCGCCTTCCTGGTCATCATCCCCGAGGGGCTGGAGCTGACGCTGGGCGCGGCAGCCGGAATCGCGCCGCTGTTCCTTGGTGGCGCAATCCTGGCCGGCTTCACGCTGATGCTATTGCTCGAGTTCTTCGGGCTGCCGCACGCAGTCCACCACGAGGCGGACCGCGAGCTGCTGAGCCTCTCGGCAACCATCGGACTGATCATCCACGCCTCGGCCGACGGGCTGGCGCTAGGCGCCTCGGTCACCAGCAGCACCGAGACGGGTCTGATTGTCTTCGCCGCCATCATGCTCCACAAGGGGCCGACCGCCTTCGGGCTCGCCTCCTTCCTGGCGCACATCGAGACCGGGCCGGCGCGGTCGCGGCTCTACCTGCTGCTCTTTGCGCTGACGTCGCCGATTGCCGCAATCCTCGCCTTCTACACGCTGCGCGACAGCGCGCTAGCAAGCGACGACAACGTGGGTCTGGCACTGCTCTTCTCGGCCGGCACGTTCCTCTACGTCGCAACGGTCGACGTGCTGCCCGAAGTGCACAGCCACGACCACGAAGGCGAGTCACCAACCAGCTTCGTCATCCTGGGGATGCTGCTGGTGC
This is a stretch of genomic DNA from Candidatus Poseidoniia archaeon. It encodes these proteins:
- a CDS encoding heme-copper oxidase subunit III, giving the protein MSSNLDPENEHDSFQPILVALAIALLLAGLLAWPLLPLGLVIIVYGLWHWIGEEVELWSWSKTGGWRDGYYATIIIVITEALVFLVFFTFWFWARHYSADSWPPETVEFDMPFVGLTSLFLFLSAYTAHRSLSESSDSMWLPVTILLGALFLIGQGYEYFTLYEAGLTQESSFGTAFFALTGLHGLHVLVGIVVLSILHWLARTDSLHKETQLPESIVLYWHFVDAVWVFILLFVYLEVL
- a CDS encoding MarR family transcriptional regulator, with protein sequence MNGDDFDLYNTPRGLKPITSPIKRGILNLLKDSPRTQREVMASIGRAQSTTARHLLELEAASLVRSSVDPADSRRKVYHLTGRLAATGGGPTNAFSSYFTQTVRNGLANDAPLMERINHGLRYVTQSWGLSLDSMLREVGHDIGIQMAESLDSSAELDAVIESLATLWEDNKMGLIEKHQDNPLVLRIDGNYDCTGVPDVGKPLCALDEGIMEGVLSNSIGGDWKVREFACHGTGHDHCLFKVEPPW
- a CDS encoding ZIP family metal transporter, whose product is MDDQTFLFLLAAIMFAGALAFGYIPLGFRFSHARLEQFMALGAGVLVGSAFLVIIPEGLELTLGAAAGIAPLFLGGAILAGFTLMLLLEFFGLPHAVHHEADRELLSLSATIGLIIHASADGLALGASVTSSTETGLIVFAAIMLHKGPTAFGLASFLAHIETGPARSRLYLLLFALTSPIAAILAFYTLRDSALASDDNVGLALLFSAGTFLYVATVDVLPEVHSHDHEGESPTSFVILGMLLVLIVALLGPGH